Proteins encoded together in one Syntrophobacterales bacterium window:
- a CDS encoding ABC transporter ATP-binding protein has translation MLKIEALSKSFDGFMAVSKVNLEVKKGEIVAVIGPNGAGKTTLFNLISGVLKPDGGKVIFKGENIAGLPPHAICKKGLCRSFQIVNVFERLTVFENVQISLMAREKMNWNLVTPSSRVLIAETLKILESVGLAEKRDNVCGLLSHGDRKVLEIAVALGGNPEFLILDEPTAGMAPEETGRCIDLIKGLSDNLGLTILFCEHDMALVFAIANRIMVMARGATLVQGSCEEVRCNQAVQDAYLGGSDVC, from the coding sequence TTGTTAAAGATAGAGGCGCTGTCGAAATCCTTTGATGGATTCATGGCGGTAAGCAAGGTAAATCTTGAAGTGAAGAAGGGGGAAATCGTCGCCGTGATCGGCCCTAATGGCGCAGGCAAGACGACCCTCTTTAATCTCATCTCCGGTGTTTTAAAACCCGATGGCGGCAAGGTGATTTTCAAGGGAGAGAACATTGCCGGACTGCCCCCGCACGCAATCTGCAAAAAGGGACTTTGCCGTTCCTTCCAGATTGTGAATGTATTTGAGAGGCTTACCGTCTTTGAAAATGTGCAGATTTCCCTGATGGCCAGGGAAAAGATGAACTGGAATCTCGTTACCCCTTCCTCACGGGTTTTAATAGCGGAAACCTTGAAGATCCTGGAGAGCGTCGGGCTGGCCGAAAAGAGGGACAATGTCTGCGGTCTCCTTTCGCACGGCGATCGCAAGGTGCTGGAGATCGCGGTTGCCCTGGGGGGCAATCCGGAGTTTCTGATTCTTGATGAACCGACGGCCGGCATGGCCCCCGAAGAAACCGGCCGTTGCATTGATTTAATCAAAGGCCTTTCCGATAATCTCGGTTTAACGATCCTTTTCTGCGAGCATGATATGGCGCTGGTCTTTGCGATTGCCAATCGCATCATGGTTATGGCCAGAGGCGCGACGCTCGTTCAGGGCAGTTGCGAGGAAGTCAGATGCAATCAGGCGGTTCAGGATGCCTATCTCGGCGGGAGCGACGTATGCTGA